From a single Pieris napi chromosome 7, ilPieNapi1.2, whole genome shotgun sequence genomic region:
- the LOC125051402 gene encoding uncharacterized protein LOC125051402 has protein sequence MSITSAVANAAALAAAGAGKKAAQVQLQAEINTDDEWAKFLNRAGLLVIDVYTEWCGPCIGMVGNLKKIKVEIGGDNLHLAVAKADTISDLKRFRNRSEPTWMLLSNKQLLNVVFGADAPRLTRTIEQELKNEELVRKGELERPQRAPFELTPQEQEVAIAQEKLLQARRAKEAAAAENSRLARRESRAKRLEAHFNEICPAMLTPHAQKHLRKVVDALEPFGVIVADKCPLVLNKDGLKVLAIEDENLATEAAAAALIDRPSLTLLLKKLPDKEGNVIELCRSALFGDGLSEENEPKKFLADELQLNSVPGLFVPADRHQRAAAMDLLFPKMVGSLVEPPTPAEPPHLLMLFGAWQRRAILSVTVVPKLSNQILRYGFFADANIEEPKLLAKNLDKYEERPEKDYSETIALMVSVGVEEPALVDPSEIQNEPPDALLTLGPLHVSEDTVVGEEECRRFFPPGYSEPEHKPKPKSKKKKKKRHETRDEGDEMAEVSTEVPEDDIIDGSAEDGEIEDEGEEKEEDIGRGEKEDDSHLDKATSPPPTTH, from the exons TAATCGATGTGTATACAGAATGGTGCGGCCCTTGCATAGGAATGGTTGGAAATCTGAAGAAAATTAAAGTGGAAATCGGTGGAGACAACTTGCATCTCGCTGTC GCAAAAGCGGACACGATAAGCGATCTTAAGCGATTTAGAAATCGCAGCGAACCCACATGGATGCTTCTTTCG AATAAGCAGCTTCTGAACGTAGTTTTTGGCGCGGACGCCCCTCGTCTAACGCGTACTATTGAACAGGAATTGAAAAATGAAGAATTGGTGCGGAAAGGAGAATTAGAGAGACCCCAACGGGCACCATTTGAGCTGACTCCACAAGAACAG gAAGTGGCAATAGCCCAAGAAAAACTACTTCAAGCTAGAAGAGCTAAAGAAGCTGCAGCGGCTGAAAACTCCAGGCTAGCTCGACGTGAATCACGCGCGAAGCGACTCGAAGCCCATTTTAACGAAATCTGCCCGGCAATGCTCACTCCACATGCGCAGAAACATCTCAGGAAGGTCGTCGATGCACTTGAACCGTTTG GTGTCATTGTGGCAGATAAATGCCCGTTAGTTCTAAATAAGGACGGTCTTAAAGTACTCGCTATAGAAGATGAAAACTTGGCAACAGAGGCGGCGGCTGCAGCACTGATCGACAGGCCTTCACTAACTTTGCTACTGAAGAAGCTACCAGACAAAGAGGGGAATGTTATAG AGTTATGTCGATCGGCCCTTTTCGGAGATGGTTTATCAGAGGAAAACGAACCGAAGAAATTCTTGGCAGATGAGCTGCAGCTTAATTCTGTGCCAGGCTTGTTTGTGCCGGCTGACCGACACCAACGAGCCGCTGCAATGGATTTACTCTTTCCAAAG ATGGTGGGTTCCCTAGTTGAGCCTCCGACGCCAGCAGAGCCTCCACATTTACTCATGCTCTTTGGGGCGTGGCAGCGTCGAGCAATTTTATCCGTCACCGTTGTTCCAAAACTTTCCAACCAAATCCTTAGATACGGATTTTTTGCTGATGCCAACATTGAAGAACCTAAATTGCTGGCTAAAAATTTAGACAAATACGAGGAGAGACCAGAAAAAGACTA TTCAGAAACCATAGCATTAATGGTGAGCGTTGGAGTAGAAGAACCAGCTTTAGTGGATCCCAGCGAAATACAAAACGAGCCACCAGACGCCCTGCTGACATTAGGGCCACTCCATGTTAGCGAGGATACAGTGGTAGGAGAAGAAGAATGCAGGAGATTCTTTCCACCAGGATATAGTGAACCCGAACACAAACCTAAACCTAAGtctaaaaagaagaaaaag AAGCGTCATGAGACCAGAGATGAAGGAGACGAGATGGCCGAAGTATCTACCGAAGTACCCGAGGATGACATCATAGATGGCTCTGCTGAGGACGGTGAAATAGAGGATGAAGGAGAGGAAAAGGAAGAAGATATTGGCCGCGGGGAAAAGGAAGATGACAGTCACCTCGATAAGGCGACCTCCCCACCACCCACTACTCACTAG
- the LOC125051138 gene encoding kelch-like protein diablo encodes MGEGGSPGGGGSGVGGGGARLSHTSEKHPRSILGELSALRRHRELCDVVLNVANRKLFAHRVILSACSPYFRAMFTGELAESRATEVTIRDVDEHAMEQLIEFCYTAHIVVEESNVQALLPAACLLQLQEIQEVCCEFLKRQLDCSNCLGIRAFADTHSCRDLLRIADKFTQQNFPEVMESEEFLLLPAAQLIDIVSSDELNVRSEEQTFQAVMSWVKYNVAERRQHLAQVLQHVRLPLLSPKFLVGTVSAELLIRADDACRDLLDEAKNYLLLPQERPLMQGPRTRPRKPTRRGEVLFAVGGWCSGDAIASVERFEPASGDWKMVAPMSKRRCGVGVAVLHDLLYAVGGHDGQSYLNSIERYDPQTNQWCGAVAPTSSCRTSVGVAVLEGALYAVGGQDGVQCLNHVERYDPKENRWTKVAAMTTRRLGVAVAVLGGYLYAVGGSDGQSPLNTVERYDPRANKWTAVAAMSTRRKHLGCAVFDGQIYAVGGRDDCTELSSAERYEPSTDTWSPVVAMTSRRSGVGLAVVNGQLYAVGGFDGTAYLKSIEVYDPESNQWRLCGAMNYRRLGGGVGVMRAPHHDNHYIWNRKDSVV; translated from the exons ATGGGTGAAGGTGGATCTCCCGGAGGTGGTGGCAGTGGTGTGGGCGGTGGTGGTGCGCGCCTGTCCCACACTTCTGAAAAGCACCCTCGCTCCATTCTTGGAGAACTGTCTGCGCTGCGTCGCCATCGGGAGCTGTGCGATGTTGTCCTTAATGTTGCCAATAGAAAGCTCTTTGCACACAG GGTAATATTGTCAGCATGCAGCCCTTATTTCCGTGCAATGTTTACGGGCGAGTTGGCTGAATCTCGGGCAACCGAAGTGACCATTCGTGATGTAGACGAGCATGCTATGGAGCAGCTGATTGAATTCTGCTACACTGCACATATTGTTGTAGAAGAGAGTAATGTGCAG gcGCTTTTACCAGCAGCTTGCCTACTACAGCTGCAGGAAATACAAGAGGTGTGCTGCGAGTTCCTCAAGAGACAACTAGATTGTTCAAATTGCCTTGGAATACGCGCCTTTGCCGACACACACTCTTGTCGCGATCTTTTACGTATTGCTGATAAGTTCACGCAGCAAAACTTTCCTGAG GTAATGGAAAGTGAAGAATTCCTCTTACTGCCAGCGGCACAACTGATCGACATTGTGTCGTCCGACGAGCTGAATGTCCGCTCTGAGGAGCAAACCTTCCAGGCCGTTATGTCATGGGTCAAGTATAACGTTGCTGAGAGGAGGCAGCACTTAGCtcag GTGTTGCAACATGTAAGACTGCCATTACTAAGTCCAAAGTTCCTTGTTGGGACCGTATCTGCCGAGCTGCTGATACGAGCGGACGATGCTTGCCGGGACCTCCTTGATGAGGCCAAGAACTACCTTCTACTTCCCCAAGAAAGACCTTTAATGCAGGGACCAAGGACCAGACCCCGAAAACCCACCAGAAGAG GCGAAGTTCTATTCGCTGTGGGCGGTTGGTGTTCAGGCGATGCAATAGCTTCAGTAGAGCGATTCGAGCCAGCGAGTGGTGATTGGAAAATGGTCGCGCCCATGAGCAAACGGCGGTGTGGCGTTGGCGTTGCTGTACTACATGATTTATTGTATGCAGTTGGTGGACATGATGGCCAGAGCTACCTAAATAGTATTGAACGATATGACCCCCAAACCAACCAG TGGTGTGGCGCTGTAGCACCGACCTCATCTTGTCGTACGTCAGTTGGCGTTGCGGTGTTGGAGGGCGCGTTGTACGCTGTGGGTGGACAAGATGGCGTACAGTGCCTTAACCATGTGGAACGGTACGACCCCAAGGAGAACCGATGGACCAAG GTGGCAGCAATGACGACCCGCCGCCTGGGCGTGGCCGTAGCAGTGCTGGGTGGATACCTGTACGCTGTGGGTGGATCAGATGGACAGTCGCCTCTCAATACG gtagAACGATACGATCCCCGTGCTAACAAATGGACGGCGGTAGCTGCAATGTCTACCCGTCGCAAACATCTCGGCTGTGCAGTATTTGATGGACAGATCTATGCTGTTGGAGGAAGGGATGACTGCACGGAGCTATCATCAGCTGAAcg GTACGAACCGTCAACAGACACATGGTCACCCGTAGTGGCGATGACGTCACGGCGTAGTGGAGTTGGGCTTGCCGTCGTCAACGGACAATTGTACGCTGTCGGCGGGTTTGACGGAACCGCCTATCTTAAGTCTATTGag GTTTATGACCCGGAATCGAACCAGTGGCGACTTTGTGGAGCCATGAACTACCGCCGTCTGGGAGGAGGCGTCGGCGTTATGCGAGCGCCGCATCATGATAACCATTATATATG GAATCGCAAAGACTCGGTGGTGTAA
- the LOC125050775 gene encoding conserved oligomeric Golgi complex subunit 4 encodes MSIALLLEKYDVSSEDGLQKALNEIEKEESDVNDALSNALSKACVLEGRLRTTSEACTKLGEVKFEAQNAADMVNKTAALARGVSAKVRQLDLARSRVAECQQRVNDLIDLKVCSAGVDAAIKAHDYETAAAHISRFLSMEPASVAAARARGDADVRQDITAAANTLRDHLIKKFEEAAGKEDDVSVEKFFKLFPQIGCAELGVDMLSKYLATQLEIKLRRCSVVSGGGGEAAHADALTRVLEAGAAALERIRALSAGNGPTLPAALKRIQPPICAAVRTVSRSLLAARRLPEPKSSLAVEPALNELAMAHQRIYLYFAFLRRRIDLSAMDETARNICVESVEKIIADSDMTRTAQDILSHYLTLERYYLEESVSKALKLSTPQPGVTTSSLVDDVFFIARKVIRRAVSTSSVEGVCCVVNETGAQLERAAAALRRRLAAPPPDPLPFPSPRRNAAHGIVAADTDPLYFAHMTEAEQGAEWAERLAGDACVLGEPLCRAAAEHDKLRSCAAGYAAAAAAFRAAAAHARAALRAALQHTTALWAHHLVDPAIDIEEAEEEANALPAALDVLAEEARAQLPAAADELLAELLTDLLNRAQKNLLANNYNRESGVCVERRCRRVCAWAGSNAGSAREQAARLAALAGLLAADRPTAPSAPLPPALVRQVLAARTDFKLEDIKRLKL; translated from the exons atgtctATAGCTTTATTATTAGAAAAGTATGACGTATCTTCTGAAGATGGTCTTCAAAAAGCACTTAATGAAATAGAGAAAGAAGAG TCAGACGTAAATGATGCTTTATCAAACGCACTATCTAAAGCTTGTGTTCTTGAGGGAAGGCTTCGAACTACTAGTGAAGCATGTACAAAACTGGGTGAAGTAAAATTTGAAGCTCAGAATGCAGCTGATATGGTAAACAAAACTGCAGCATTAGCGAGAGGTGTTAGCGCTAAAGTGCGCCAGCTAGACTTAGCTAGA tCCCGAGTTGCAGAATGTCAGCAGAGGGTAAATGATTTGATAGATCTAAAAGTATGCAGTGCTGGAGTTGACGCTGCTATTAAAGCacatgattatgaaacag CTGCTGCACACATCTCAAGGTTCTTAAGTATGGAGCCAGCATCAGTGGCAGCAGCTCGTGCCAGGGGAGATGCAGATGTACGGCAGGATATAACTGCTGCCGCCAATACGTTACGAGATCAccttattaaaaa gtTTGAGGAAGCAGCGGGAAAGGAAGATGATGTGTCGGTAGAGAAGTTCTTTAAACTCTTCCCTCAGATTGGCTGTGCTGAGTTAGGAGTAGATATGCTGAGCAAGTATTTGGCAACACAG CTAGAAATAAAGCTGCGTCGTTGCAGCGTTGTATCAGGGGGCGGGGGTGAAGCAGCGCACGCCGACGCGTTGACCCGCGTACTAGAAGCGGGCGCGGCCGCTCTCGAACGTATACGTGCGTTAAGTGCGGGTAATGGCCCCACACTACCGGCCGCTTTGAAACGAATTCAACCCCCAATATGTGCTGCTGTACGCACTGTTAGCCGCTCCTTGCTAGCTGCCCGACGATTGCCTGAGCCCAAATCATCGTTGGCCGTCGAACCTGCGCTAAATGAACTAGCGATGGCCCATCAGCGTATCTACCTGTACTTTGCATTTCTAAGAAGACGCATTGAT TTAAGTGCTATGGACGAAACAGCGCGTAACATTTGTGTTGAGTCGGTGGAAAAGATCATAGCTGACAGTGATATGACAAGAACTGCCCAAGACATCTTGAGCCATTATCTTACACTGGAGAG GTATTATTTAGAAGAAAGCGTCAGTAAGGCGCTGAAGCTGTCCACGCCGCAGCCAGGTGTCACGACTTCCAGTTTAGTGGATGATGTCTTCTTTATTGCCAGGAAGGTGATAAG ACGTGCCGTATCAACGAGTAGTGTGGAAGGTGTGTGTTGCGTGGTTAACGAGACGGGGGCTCAGCTGGAACGCGCTGCAGCCGCGCTTCGCCGCCGTTTAGCCGCGCCGCCGCCGGACCCGTTGCCGTTCCCGTCGCCGCGTCGTAACGCAGCGCACGGAATCGTCGCCGCCGACACGGACCCGCTGTACTTT GCGCACATGACGGAAGCGGAACAAGGAGCGGAGTGGGCGGAGCGATTGGCGGGCGACGCTTGTGTTCTTGGCGAGCCGCTGTGCCGTGCCGCCGCCGAACACGATAAGCTGCGCTCATGCGCCGCGGGTTACGCTGCCGCCGCTGCTGCTTTTCGCGCGGCTGCCGCTCATGCCCGCGCAGCTTTAAGAGCCGCATTGCAGCATACAACGGCACTGTGGGCGCATCATCTTGTCGACCCCGCAATCGATATTG aaGAAGCAGAGGAAGAAGCAAACGCATTGCCCGCGGCATTGGACGTGCTAGCTGAGGAAGCTCGTGCGCAGTTGCCCGCCGCTGCTGACGAACTGCTCGCGGAACTGCTCACTGACTTGTTGAATAGAGCCCAGAAAAATTTGCTcgcaaataattataatagg GAAAGCGGCGTTTGTGTGGAGCGGCGTTGCCGTCGCGTGTGCGCATGGGCGGGCAGCAACGCGGGCTCTGCCCGTGAGCAAGCCGCCCGTTTGGCGGCACTAGCGGGACTTCTCGCCGCCGATCGGCCTACAGCCCCGTCCGCGCCATTACCACCTGCCTTGGTCCGCCAAGTTCTTGCTGCCAG AACTGACTTCAAGCTTGAAGATATAAAGCGCCTGAAATTATAG
- the LOC125050774 gene encoding uncharacterized protein LOC125050774 produces the protein MEVDEDNWITKAIDNIDKYLNRGGELQGDIPQFLGGSELLNTIGMAMGLPICNPAEWSQNELEQALNGQLVFFKGKSLEAINAVAETIRSCCDGDDKNYVTVLPIELYFKGKLYELPIFRVHRYRDSKKYYVDNTGRYYDSVSDWYDNNKFPPCRMAYPADLTLKLRPGYIYSHVYSADTPPARVGPKTARVVDTVSAVAGISSGVGLLFASGGLAAPFVVAGVASAVWGSARASNTLYDRASHGESVNPFTNSESRMLWLGIAANIASFGAMGATMRLTSLAARGTEVSNALRLFTNIANGTTLTLSTLAIINNSLYLIQHYDELSAVDVLMHLASVAFWTKGVFTYKTAGTLIREAEIQAFNNINRELSPEVQRELNEVRGRVQNDASLLRQFIAASQSQVSIQEYSQALIDGMHYYDTVSNMSPEQIEAFASLRNNLRDDMHLIRGLQRVSEATNLNRQGTVELVLDMWQRYADTNFGNRGDITLSGGNLVLGSAPPIRINQMPDLSVSMIRFFGEHLSRIDGTTTNNWSVPDLLTLQSRGLFTTCQATGICKSGHSTISLNGKLEISIKKLLSLKPAACEQLFGMISRLTDTQCSAINNLPTDVVKLCVRDLRLRFEVHRRESVEWATRCVSSEVSLRNIVQSDLMPHERDRLYTFRADVDIVKAHLYMSDLVKFVAEQNPRNVSELVAYSEFVMTYIEDVAGNILEDLNEGRRDLPAQKKKKIWIREQAAREVFENTSAMTQKLNDLLNIVSNTDMVGVQTVGSGLSDTDLVAAIRSNRIRFGGRISAAYHIFKHSTDPVTAYVDQANSTIRLSADQYTVTIGQEGNTRLISFTDDNGSCIVLESNGRVLLCSFRAAGRQ, from the exons ATGGAGGTCGATGAAGATAATTGGATTACAAAGGCTATAGacaatattgataaatatctTAACAGAGGTGGAGAACTCCAAGGCGATATTCCACAATTTCTAGGAGGGTCAGAGCTACTTAACACAATAGGTATGGCTATGGGTTTGCCTATTTGCAATCCAGCAGAATGGTCTCAGAATGAATTAGAGCAAGCACTTAACGGGCAACTAGTTTTCTTCAAAGGAAAATCCTTAGAAGCTATAAACGCCGTTGCTGAAACAATTCGCAGTTGTTGCGACGGAGATGATAAGAATTATGTAACCGTATTACCTATTGAACTGTATTTCAAAGGAAAATTATACGAACTACCCATATTCAGAGTTCACAGATATCGTGATTCAAAAAAGTACTATGTTGACAATACTGGAAGGTACTACGACAGCGTCAGTGATTGGTACGATAATAACAAATTTCCTCCTTGTAGAATGGCGTATCCAGCTGATCTTACACTGAAACTCCGACCTGGATACATATATTCTCATGTCTACTCAGCGGACACTCCGCCAGCAAGAGTAGGACCTAAGACAGCGAGGGTTGTTGATACTGTCAGTGCAGTCGCCGGGATTTCTTCCGGCGTGGGTCTGTTATTTGCATCAGGTGGTTTAGCAGCTCCTTTTGTAGTAGCTGGAGTAGCTAGCGCAGTTTGGGGTTCCGCCCGAGCATCCAATACACTATATGATAGAGCCAGCCATGGAGAATCTGTTAACCCTTTCACTAACTCCGAATCAAGAATGTTATGGTTAGGTATTGCCGCCAATATAGCTAGTTTTGGTGCTATGGGCGCTACGATGAGACTTACATCACTGGCGGCGCGCGGCACAGAGGTATCAAATGCTTTAAGACTTTTCACAAATATTGCTAATGGGACAACCCTAACACTAAGCACGTtagcaattataaataatagcctttatttAATACAGCATTATGATGAGTTGTCAGCCGTCGATGTTCTGATGCATTTAGCTTCTGTCGCTTTTTGGACAAAAGGTGTGTTTACATACAAAACAGCAGGTACCTTAATCAGAGAAGCAGAAATACAGGCCTTTAACAATATTAACAGGGAACTTAGTCCTGAGGTGCAACGCGAATTAAATGAAGTGAGAGGCAGAGTTCAGAACGATGCCAGTCTTCTTCGTCAGTTTATTGCCGCTTCTCAATCCCAAGTATCAATTCAAGAATACTCCCAAGCTTTAATTGATGGTATGCATTATTACGATACTGTAAGTAATATGAGCCCAGAACAAATAGAAGCTTTCGCCAGTTTGCGAAATAATTTAAGAGATGACATGCACCTCATTAGAGGTCTTCAAAGAGTATCTGAAGcgacaaatttaaatagacaGGGCACAGTCGAACTGGTTTTGGATATGTGGCAACGATATGCAGACACAAATTTTGGCAACAGGGGTGACATTACTTTGAGTGGAGGTAATCTTGTCTTAGGAAGTGCTCCACCAATTCGAATTAATCAAATGCCAGATTTGTCAGTTTCTATGATCCGTTTTTTCGGCGAGCATTTAAGCAGAATTGATGGCACAACTACCAATAATTGGTCTGTTCCTGATTTGTTAACACTCCAAAGCCGAGGCTTGTTTACTACTTGTCAAGCCACAGGTATCTGCAAAAGTGGGCATTCGACAATATCTTTAAATGGTAAATTGgaaattagtattaaaaaattgctgAGTTTGAAACCTGCTGCTTGTGAGCAATTGTTTGGTATGATTTCTCGATTAACTGATACTCAGTGCAGCGCTATTAATAATCTACCTACAGATGTGGTCAAATTATGCGTTCGCGACCTCAGGTTACGGTTTGAGGTTCACAGAAGAGAAAGTGTGGAATGGGCCACCAGATGCGTAAGCAGTGAAGTTAGTTTACGTAATATTGTGCAGAGCGATTTGATGCCACACGAAAGGGATCGACTTTATACATTTAGAGCGGACGTTGACATAGTGAAAGCACATCTATACATGAGCGATTTAGTGAAGTTTGTCGCTGAACAGAACCCAAGAAATGTAAGTGAATTGGTTGCTTACAGCGAATTTGTGATGACGTACATCGAAGACGTAGCAGGAAATATCCTTGAAGACCTTAACGAAGGTAGAAGAGACCTTCCAGctcaaaagaaaaagaaaatttggATAC gaGAACAAGCCGCCCGTGAAGTATTTGAAAACACGAGCGCCATGACGCAAAAGTTAAATGATTTACTCAACATAGTGTCAAATACCGACATGGTCGGTGTTCAGACGGTGGGAAGTGGCCTATCTGACACAGATTTGGTTGCAGCAATCCGTTCAAATAGAATAAGGTTTGGTGGACGCATATCTGCTGCTTATCACATCTTTAAACATAGTACGGATCCGGTAACAGCATATGTGGACCAGGCCAATAGCACCATACGTTTATCCGCCGATCAGTATACGGTGACTATTGGACAAGAAGGCAACACGAGGCTAATTTCGTTTACAGATGATAACGGCAGCTGTATTGTTCTCGAAAGCAATGGTCGCGTTTTACTATGTAGCTTTAGAGCTGCTGGCAGACAATAA